AAGAGCATGCAGCCGGAGAGGATGACCGAGCCGGGATTGACCTTGTCCTGGTTGGCGTACTTGGGCGCCGTCCCGTGGGTGGCCTCGAAGACCGCGTACTCGTCGCCGATGTTGGCCCCCGGCGCCATGCCGATACCGCCCACCTGGGCGGCCAGGGCGTCGGAGAGGTAGTCGCCGTTCAGGTTGGGCGTGGCGATCACGTCGTACTCCGCGGGGCGGAGGAGCGCCTGCTGGAACATGTTGTCGGCGATGCGGTCCTTGATCACCAGGCGGCCGGCGGCCTCCTCCTCGCCCAGGCGGTCCTCGCGGACCACCCGGCCGGCGAACTCCTCCTCCGCCAGCTCGTAACCCCAGTCGCGGAAGGCGCCCTCGGTGAACTTCATGATGTTCCCTTTATGGACCAGGGTGACCGACTTCCTGCCGTGCTCCAGCGCCCAGGCGATGGCCTTGCGCACCAGGC
The sequence above is drawn from the Bacillota bacterium genome and encodes:
- a CDS encoding NADP-dependent isocitrate dehydrogenase (Converts isocitrate to alpha ketoglutarate), with the translated sequence LVRKAIAWALEHGRKSVTLVHKGNIMKFTEGAFRDWGYELAEEEFAGRVVREDRLGEEEAAGRLVIKDRIADNMFQQALLRPAEYDVIATPNLNGDYLSDALAAQVGGIGMAPGANIGDEYAVFEATHGTAPKYANQDKVNPGSVILSGCMLFEQIGWTEVSRLIQEAMERTISERIVTYDLARNLEGAREVSTSGFAQAVVERL